In Scyliorhinus canicula chromosome 8, sScyCan1.1, whole genome shotgun sequence, one DNA window encodes the following:
- the LOC119970399 gene encoding soluble scavenger receptor cysteine-rich domain-containing protein SSC5D-like isoform X2: MGDRKHAADLAELQKRLLDYSSSQNIASAEQDHSNADLSKGETSALKTAGQQCSYPPFQNMPMEVKGKTPLPFERETPLPSRGAIPLPLGGGILLPSGGAMPLPSGGAIPLPFERLIPHSTQNVTLPSTQKVTPSSTQKVTPHTTQIVTPNIAQRVTPQTTQRVTPDAIQRVSPHATQRVTPHSPEGATPHSIRRQTPYSTERLASHSSERMIPLPFERLTPRSISHSAERSMPHTSERTIPLPSAIPTPHSTERSMPHESERTMPFPSEIPTPHSTSHSAEISMPRASERTIPLPSAISTPHSTSHSAERSMPHEPERTIPFPSEILTPHSIFHSAERSMPHASERTIPLPSAISTPHSISHSAERSMPYASERTVPLPSAIPTRRPSERVTVLPSERLTPLPSERVTPLLERMVPLSFERAAPISNGNVSSVSPELDAAFYSIRESPLQHNRSSPLQLERETQTTPPTLKNEWKILFQKACCGIYGQPIVQVETRALESTMHDDTPEIQDVLRVYLASVRSSFLLSFSMMNTIKKNIKEGFRIITIGLAFKLWEMFKQWASCSREGEGDPERMCCR; this comes from the exons ATGGGTGACCGCAAGCATGCTGCAGATTTGGCAGAGCTACAGAAAAGACTGCTAGATTACTCCAGTTCACAGAACATAGCATCCGCTGAGCAAGATCATTCAAACGCAGATCTTTCAAAAGGGGAAACCTCAGCCCTAAAAACTGCTGGCCAACAATGTTCATATCCACCATTCCAAAATATGCCAATGGAAGTTAAAGGAAAGACTCCACTTCCATTTGAAAGAGAAACGCCACTTCCATCTAGAGGAGCGATACCACTTCCACTTGGAGGAGGGATACTACTTCCATCTGGAGGAGCAATGCCACTTCCATCAGGAGGAGCAATACCACTTCCATTTGAAAGACTGATTCCACATTCGACTCAAAATGTGACTCTACCTTCAACTCAAAAAGTGACTCCATCTTCAACTCAAAAAGTAACTCCACATACCACTCAAATAGTAACTCCTAATATTGCTCAAAGGGTAACTCCTCAAACAACTCAAAGAGTAACTCCTGATGCAATTCAAAGAGTAAGTCCTCATGCAACTCAAAGAGTAACTCCACATTCACCTGAAGGAGCGACCCCACATTCAATTCGAAGACAGACTCCATACTCAACAGAAAGATTGGCTTCGCATTCATCTGAAAGAATGATACCGCTTCCATTCGAAAGACTGACTCCACGTTCAATTTCCCATTCAGCTGAAAGATCAATGCCAC ATACATCTGAAAGAACGATACCGCTTCCATCTGCAATACCGACTCCACATTCAACTGAAAGATCAATGCCACATGAATCTGAAAGAACGATGCCATTTCCATCTGAAATACCGACTCCACATTCAACTTCACATTCAGCTGAAATATCAATGCCACGCGCGTCTGAAAGAACGATACCACTTCCATCTGCAATATCGACTCCACATTCAACTTCACATTCAGCTGAAAGATCAATGCCACATGAACCTGAAAGAACGATACCGTTTCCATCTGAAATACTGACTCCACATTCAATTTTCCATTCAGCTGAAAGATCAATGCCACATGCGTCTGAAAGAACGATACCACTTCCATCTGCAATATCGACTCCACATTCAATTTCCCATTCAGCTGAAAGATCAATGCCATATGCGTCTGAAAGAACGGTACCGCTTCCATCTGCAATACCGACTCGACGTCCATCTGAAAGGGTGACAGTACTTCCATCTGAAAGATTAACACCACTTCCATCTGAAAGGGTGACACCACTTTTAGAAAGAATGGTACCACTTTCATTTGAAAGGGCAGCTCCAATTTCAAATGGAAATGTGTCATCAGTCTCACCCGAACTAGATGCAGCATTTTATTCCATACGTGAGTCACCATTGCAACATAACCGCAGTTCACCATTGCAACTTGAAAGAGAAACCCAGACTACTCCACCTACTCTGAAAAATGAATGGAAAATCTTGTTTCAAAAAGCTTGCTGTGGTATATATGGACAACCCATCGTGCAAGTAGAAACAAGAGCTTTGGAGAGCACAATGCACGATGACACACCAGAAATTCAGGATGTTCTCAGGGTTTATTTAGCTTCTGTTAGGAGCAGTTTTCTTTTGTCTTTCAGCATGATGAACACCATCAAGAAAAATATTAAAGAAGGATTCCGTATTATAACAATTGGACTAGCCTTTAAGCTCTGGGAAATGTTCAAGCAATGGGCATCGTGTTCCAGAGAGGGCGAAGGAGATCCTGAACGGATGTGTTGTAGATAG
- the LOC119970399 gene encoding mucin-5AC-like isoform X1, with protein sequence MGDRKHAADLAELQKRLLDYSSSQNIASAEQDHSNADLSKGETSALKTAGQQCSYPPFQNMPMEVKGKTPLPFERETPLPSRGAIPLPLGGGILLPSGGAMPLPSGGAIPLPFERLIPHSTQNVTLPSTQKVTPSSTQKVTPHTTQIVTPNIAQRVTPQTTQRVTPDAIQRVSPHATQRVTPHSPEGATPHSIRRQTPYSTERLASHSSERMIPLPFERLTPRSISHSAERSMPHASERTIPLPSAIPTPHSISHSAERSMPHTSERTIPLPSAIPTPHSTERSMPHESERTMPFPSEIPTPHSTSHSAEISMPRASERTIPLPSAISTPHSTSHSAERSMPHEPERTIPFPSEILTPHSIFHSAERSMPHASERTIPLPSAISTPHSISHSAERSMPYASERTVPLPSAIPTRRPSERVTVLPSERLTPLPSERVTPLLERMVPLSFERAAPISNGNVSSVSPELDAAFYSIRESPLQHNRSSPLQLERETQTTPPTLKNEWKILFQKACCGIYGQPIVQVETRALESTMHDDTPEIQDVLRVYLASVRSSFLLSFSMMNTIKKNIKEGFRIITIGLAFKLWEMFKQWASCSREGEGDPERMCCR encoded by the coding sequence ATGGGTGACCGCAAGCATGCTGCAGATTTGGCAGAGCTACAGAAAAGACTGCTAGATTACTCCAGTTCACAGAACATAGCATCCGCTGAGCAAGATCATTCAAACGCAGATCTTTCAAAAGGGGAAACCTCAGCCCTAAAAACTGCTGGCCAACAATGTTCATATCCACCATTCCAAAATATGCCAATGGAAGTTAAAGGAAAGACTCCACTTCCATTTGAAAGAGAAACGCCACTTCCATCTAGAGGAGCGATACCACTTCCACTTGGAGGAGGGATACTACTTCCATCTGGAGGAGCAATGCCACTTCCATCAGGAGGAGCAATACCACTTCCATTTGAAAGACTGATTCCACATTCGACTCAAAATGTGACTCTACCTTCAACTCAAAAAGTGACTCCATCTTCAACTCAAAAAGTAACTCCACATACCACTCAAATAGTAACTCCTAATATTGCTCAAAGGGTAACTCCTCAAACAACTCAAAGAGTAACTCCTGATGCAATTCAAAGAGTAAGTCCTCATGCAACTCAAAGAGTAACTCCACATTCACCTGAAGGAGCGACCCCACATTCAATTCGAAGACAGACTCCATACTCAACAGAAAGATTGGCTTCGCATTCATCTGAAAGAATGATACCGCTTCCATTCGAAAGACTGACTCCACGTTCAATTTCCCATTCAGCTGAAAGATCAATGCCACATGCATCTGAAAGAACGATACCGCTTCCATCTGCAATACCGACTCCACATTCAATTTCCCATTCAGCTGAAAGATCAATGCCACATACATCTGAAAGAACGATACCGCTTCCATCTGCAATACCGACTCCACATTCAACTGAAAGATCAATGCCACATGAATCTGAAAGAACGATGCCATTTCCATCTGAAATACCGACTCCACATTCAACTTCACATTCAGCTGAAATATCAATGCCACGCGCGTCTGAAAGAACGATACCACTTCCATCTGCAATATCGACTCCACATTCAACTTCACATTCAGCTGAAAGATCAATGCCACATGAACCTGAAAGAACGATACCGTTTCCATCTGAAATACTGACTCCACATTCAATTTTCCATTCAGCTGAAAGATCAATGCCACATGCGTCTGAAAGAACGATACCACTTCCATCTGCAATATCGACTCCACATTCAATTTCCCATTCAGCTGAAAGATCAATGCCATATGCGTCTGAAAGAACGGTACCGCTTCCATCTGCAATACCGACTCGACGTCCATCTGAAAGGGTGACAGTACTTCCATCTGAAAGATTAACACCACTTCCATCTGAAAGGGTGACACCACTTTTAGAAAGAATGGTACCACTTTCATTTGAAAGGGCAGCTCCAATTTCAAATGGAAATGTGTCATCAGTCTCACCCGAACTAGATGCAGCATTTTATTCCATACGTGAGTCACCATTGCAACATAACCGCAGTTCACCATTGCAACTTGAAAGAGAAACCCAGACTACTCCACCTACTCTGAAAAATGAATGGAAAATCTTGTTTCAAAAAGCTTGCTGTGGTATATATGGACAACCCATCGTGCAAGTAGAAACAAGAGCTTTGGAGAGCACAATGCACGATGACACACCAGAAATTCAGGATGTTCTCAGGGTTTATTTAGCTTCTGTTAGGAGCAGTTTTCTTTTGTCTTTCAGCATGATGAACACCATCAAGAAAAATATTAAAGAAGGATTCCGTATTATAACAATTGGACTAGCCTTTAAGCTCTGGGAAATGTTCAAGCAATGGGCATCGTGTTCCAGAGAGGGCGAAGGAGATCCTGAACGGATGTGTTGTAGATAG